Proteins encoded in a region of the Novibacillus thermophilus genome:
- a CDS encoding cytochrome c biogenesis protein: MTTVAVLIQLYMVFLYAPTEKFMGDVQRLMYFHIPSAFSAFAAFALVFVMGIVYLVTKKRTWDLIAVSSAEIGVLFTTLTLITGSIWARPVWNAWWVWDDPRLVTTLILWFMYIAYLLIRSSIAEDTRRRKFASVFGIIAFIDVPIVYFSVLWWRTIHPKVIDETGIHMPPEMTQTLFVGIIAFLLLYAMLLLYRTTFEYQREAFISIKQEKLREGR, encoded by the coding sequence GTGACCACTGTTGCCGTTCTGATTCAGTTGTACATGGTCTTCTTATATGCGCCAACTGAAAAATTTATGGGGGATGTGCAGCGACTCATGTATTTTCACATCCCAAGTGCATTTTCGGCCTTTGCAGCATTTGCTCTCGTTTTTGTGATGGGGATTGTTTATTTGGTTACGAAAAAGAGGACATGGGATTTGATCGCCGTTTCTTCAGCTGAAATCGGTGTTCTATTTACAACACTGACACTAATAACAGGATCCATATGGGCGCGCCCTGTGTGGAACGCTTGGTGGGTATGGGATGACCCAAGACTTGTCACGACACTTATTCTTTGGTTTATGTACATCGCCTATTTGTTGATTCGTTCGTCCATCGCAGAGGACACACGCCGGCGCAAGTTTGCATCTGTTTTTGGTATCATTGCGTTTATTGATGTTCCGATTGTCTACTTTTCGGTGCTGTGGTGGCGGACGATCCATCCGAAAGTCATTGATGAGACCGGGATCCATATGCCGCCCGAGATGACGCAAACGTTGTTCGTCGGCATAATTGCTTTTCTTTTATTGTATGCCATGCTTTTACTTTATCGGACGACCTTTGAGTATCAACGCGAAGCATTTATCAGTATAAAACAGGAAAAATTAAGGGAAGGAAGATGA
- a CDS encoding heme exporter protein CcmB produces the protein MTMQFLRQAALVLQRDITIELRQKSLLVSMIVFSILIQVVLFISFDVQKEAMQTLAAGILWLPIILSAMISFSKYAKAEKENGAMHGMLVSPINRGAMFLGKLMGNLIFVSMVGVVSVPAFFLFLKQPPLLPQHFYCSPFFWVAGALRLSAFFSPTWLKQAV, from the coding sequence ATGACGATGCAATTTCTTAGACAGGCAGCCTTAGTTCTGCAACGGGATATCACGATTGAACTGCGGCAAAAATCACTGCTCGTTTCGATGATTGTTTTCTCAATTCTCATCCAAGTTGTATTGTTCATTTCTTTTGATGTGCAAAAAGAGGCGATGCAAACGTTGGCAGCAGGGATACTATGGCTGCCGATTATACTCTCGGCAATGATCAGTTTTAGCAAATATGCAAAAGCGGAAAAAGAAAATGGGGCGATGCACGGCATGCTCGTTTCCCCGATCAACCGCGGTGCGATGTTCCTCGGCAAGCTAATGGGAAATTTAATTTTCGTATCGATGGTGGGCGTTGTTTCCGTCCCGGCCTTTTTCCTGTTCCTGAAGCAGCCCCCCCTTCTTCCACAGCACTTTTACTGCTCACCCTTTTTTTGGGTAGCTGGGGCTTTACGGCTATCGGCGTTTTTCTCGCCAACTTGGCTGAAGCAAGCAGTTTGA
- a CDS encoding cytochrome c-type biogenesis protein, whose translation MVKVKHLMALVILAFLMMGGHDAWAAGNAPSQKVPVSRADVLDVAKEIHPPGCTHSMTADYCTLTTAYETRAEIAELLGQGMNKQEVLDTLIAKYGERILASPPARGFNLLPWVLPGVSIVIGAAAVTFFVRSWANGEEDSGNSSERNNYTVSPADERDVQEELKHWI comes from the coding sequence ATGGTTAAAGTGAAGCACCTGATGGCTTTGGTCATTTTGGCTTTTTTGATGATGGGTGGGCACGATGCATGGGCAGCAGGGAATGCCCCATCACAAAAAGTGCCTGTTTCAAGGGCAGACGTGCTGGACGTCGCCAAGGAGATTCACCCACCCGGCTGTACGCACTCGATGACAGCCGACTACTGTACACTGACCACCGCCTATGAGACGAGAGCCGAAATTGCCGAGTTGCTCGGTCAGGGCATGAATAAACAGGAAGTACTGGATACGCTAATTGCCAAATACGGGGAACGGATACTAGCATCGCCACCGGCGAGGGGTTTTAACCTACTCCCCTGGGTTTTACCCGGGGTTAGTATAGTGATCGGTGCGGCTGCCGTTACTTTTTTCGTTCGCAGCTGGGCGAATGGAGAGGAGGACAGCGGCAACAGTTCGGAAAGGAATAACTACACGGTTTCTCCGGCGGATGAGCGAGATGTACAGGAAGAGCTTAAACATTGGATTTAA
- a CDS encoding heme lyase CcmF/NrfE family subunit, translating into MGEIGRWALIFALIIVVYAGVAHLIAIKSGNKRLLHSAKNAVLVVTGLTTIASSALIYLLVTDDFRYQYVAQYTSTDTSLLYKVAAFWGGNAGSLLFWLWILTIYTALVTWSKHKDSHQYLPWVSTVMLTISLFFVFLVNFVAQPFALANEVVTEGSGLNPLLQNPGMAVHPVMLYLGYIGFTIPFAYGIAALILKKADATWLKVTRRWTLVTWLFLSMGIIYGAQWAYVELGWGGYWTWDPVENASFLPWLTGTAFLHSAMIQEKKGKLKGWNISLIVLTFMLVIFGTFLTRSGLLWSVHAFANGPIGAYFLGLIGVVLIVSLSLIWSRWSLLKADQVQYEAVVSKENSFLINNLLLVGIMFTTFFGTIYPIISETLTGTKVMVGAPYFNRVNVPIFIALILLMGICPLIAWKKSSLRTVRKNLFLPLIVALLTAFVLFAMGVSEWRVFLSLTVAAFVLATIFLEFALAVQARVKSTGENPFLSLYMLFVKNRRRYGGYIVHFAIIMIVIGLTGAGFYSLDLQSSIAPGETMRAGNYTLQYRNIDEVTTPARNTVYAEFLVSKGDKLLGAVRPKKVFYTNGNQPSTDVSVVSSFTDDLYVVLNGWIEDSEKAVIQVKVFPLISWAWFGGYVLIFGSLISLWPGKKKRRSFRTPKAMESVLDG; encoded by the coding sequence ATGGGTGAAATAGGGCGCTGGGCACTTATTTTTGCCTTGATTATCGTTGTCTATGCGGGGGTGGCGCATCTCATAGCTATCAAAAGTGGAAATAAGCGTCTGTTACATAGTGCTAAAAATGCCGTGCTCGTCGTAACAGGTTTAACGACAATAGCGTCAAGTGCCCTCATTTATTTACTAGTGACCGATGACTTTAGATACCAGTACGTCGCACAATATACGAGCACGGATACATCACTACTCTACAAAGTAGCAGCGTTCTGGGGAGGCAATGCCGGCTCGCTTCTTTTTTGGCTCTGGATTTTAACCATATATACAGCGCTTGTCACTTGGTCAAAACATAAAGACAGTCACCAGTATTTACCGTGGGTCTCCACTGTCATGCTCACAATCAGTTTGTTTTTTGTGTTTTTGGTTAACTTCGTTGCGCAGCCTTTTGCTTTGGCAAACGAAGTCGTGACAGAGGGAAGCGGATTAAATCCGTTGCTGCAAAATCCAGGAATGGCCGTACACCCTGTCATGCTTTATCTCGGCTATATCGGTTTTACGATTCCGTTTGCTTACGGGATTGCCGCGTTAATTTTGAAAAAGGCGGACGCGACTTGGCTGAAGGTCACGCGGCGCTGGACACTTGTGACGTGGCTTTTTTTAAGTATGGGGATCATTTACGGGGCACAGTGGGCGTACGTTGAACTGGGCTGGGGTGGCTACTGGACTTGGGATCCGGTCGAGAACGCCTCTTTCTTACCGTGGTTGACAGGAACGGCCTTTTTACATTCCGCAATGATTCAAGAGAAAAAAGGCAAGTTAAAAGGCTGGAACATTTCATTAATTGTGTTGACGTTCATGCTGGTGATATTCGGAACCTTTCTAACACGTAGCGGATTACTGTGGTCGGTACATGCGTTTGCCAACGGCCCGATCGGTGCTTATTTCCTTGGTTTAATCGGGGTTGTTCTCATTGTTTCGCTTAGTTTGATTTGGTCGCGGTGGTCACTTTTGAAGGCTGATCAAGTGCAATATGAGGCTGTTGTCTCAAAGGAAAACAGCTTTTTAATTAACAATCTGTTGCTTGTCGGGATCATGTTTACTACATTTTTTGGCACCATTTATCCCATCATTTCTGAGACATTGACAGGAACGAAGGTCATGGTTGGCGCCCCGTATTTTAATCGGGTGAACGTCCCCATCTTTATCGCCTTAATCTTGCTCATGGGGATTTGCCCGCTGATTGCATGGAAGAAATCAAGTTTACGGACGGTGCGCAAAAACTTATTTCTCCCTTTAATCGTAGCGCTCCTGACTGCATTCGTACTGTTTGCAATGGGCGTAAGCGAATGGAGAGTCTTCCTGTCGTTGACCGTTGCTGCTTTCGTTTTGGCAACCATTTTTCTCGAATTTGCTTTGGCTGTTCAGGCAAGAGTAAAATCGACAGGGGAGAATCCGTTTCTTTCATTGTATATGCTTTTTGTAAAAAACCGCAGAAGATACGGCGGCTATATTGTTCACTTCGCCATTATTATGATTGTCATCGGCTTGACAGGTGCGGGTTTCTACTCTCTCGATCTGCAGAGCAGTATTGCCCCGGGCGAGACAATGCGGGCGGGGAACTACACGTTACAATACCGCAACATCGATGAAGTAACAACACCGGCAAGGAATACGGTTTATGCGGAGTTCCTCGTGAGTAAAGGCGATAAGCTCCTAGGTGCCGTCCGTCCGAAAAAAGTTTTCTACACAAATGGAAATCAGCCGTCAACGGACGTATCGGTTGTGAGTTCATTTACGGATGATTTATACGTTGTTTTAAACGGTTGGATTGAAGACTCGGAAAAAGCGGTCATACAGGTTAAAGTCTTTCCGCTCATTTCCTGGGCATGGTTTGGTGGTTATGTGCTCATTTTCGGCTCATTAATCTCGCTTTGGCCAGGCAAGAAAAAGCGGCGTTCATTCCGAACGCCAAAAGCAATGGAGTCGGTTCTCGATGGTTAA
- a CDS encoding ABC transporter ATP-binding protein: MIELQNLAVILNDKVILRALNFSWHKGETVALVGANGAGKTTLLKVLSTLIKPTSGKLKLADGVTSQQWRRLFGAVFQESFLYDELSAQENLLFYQQLYGDADRRKTEYLLQLVNLLNVKDERTTAFSKGMKQRLSIARALIHEPMCLLLDEPFEGLDLASKKTIEAVLHERKRAGAGWILVSHDIDDAWRLCDRVVFLHDGTVLLEQPCHEQQFASFLTYYKKVLERG, translated from the coding sequence ATGATCGAGCTACAAAACCTTGCGGTCATTTTAAATGACAAAGTTATTCTACGTGCGCTCAATTTTTCTTGGCACAAGGGAGAGACAGTCGCCCTTGTCGGGGCAAACGGTGCTGGGAAAACAACATTGTTGAAAGTACTCAGCACGTTAATCAAACCGACATCCGGCAAGTTGAAGTTGGCAGACGGTGTCACGTCGCAACAGTGGAGACGTCTGTTCGGTGCGGTATTTCAAGAATCGTTTTTGTACGATGAGCTTTCTGCACAGGAAAATTTGCTTTTTTATCAACAATTGTATGGTGACGCTGACCGAAGAAAAACGGAGTACCTGTTGCAACTGGTAAACCTGCTTAATGTGAAAGATGAGAGAACAACGGCGTTCTCCAAGGGCATGAAGCAGCGACTGTCGATTGCACGAGCTTTAATTCACGAACCGATGTGTCTGCTGCTGGACGAGCCGTTTGAGGGACTTGATCTCGCATCAAAAAAAACGATTGAAGCCGTATTGCATGAAAGGAAAAGAGCCGGAGCAGGCTGGATTCTCGTCAGTCACGATATAGATGATGCGTGGCGATTATGTGATCGGGTTGTGTTTCTCCATGATGGAACGGTTCTGCTCGAGCAGCCATGTCATGAACAACAATTTGCGTCCTTTCTTACGTATTACAAAAAGGTACTGGAACGAGGATGA
- a CDS encoding CcmD family protein, translated as MGYLFAGTAIVWIGILAYVISISVRQRKVFRLMQKLKRNS; from the coding sequence GTGGGTTATTTGTTCGCAGGAACAGCGATTGTCTGGATTGGTATATTGGCGTACGTTATTTCGATATCGGTTAGACAGCGGAAAGTATTTCGCCTAATGCAAAAGTTGAAAAGAAATAGCTAG
- a CDS encoding TlpA family protein disulfide reductase: MRGRVIRIVVLILLAAGFGYAAITLGINSTAAEIGDPAPDFTLEDMDGNKVTLAEYKGQFVILNFFASWCPPCRKEAPELQKFQEQYGDQAKLLILSRAEPKATVQEFINEFGSTSTYLLDYNDSMARPYGVVGQPETFFIDEEGIIRYHHIGEMDMAFMVQTTNQFIETPLKGR, translated from the coding sequence GTGAGGGGGAGGGTTATACGAATTGTTGTGTTAATCCTTCTTGCCGCTGGGTTTGGCTATGCTGCTATTACGCTTGGTATTAATTCGACAGCAGCGGAGATAGGGGATCCGGCTCCCGATTTCACGCTTGAAGATATGGACGGAAACAAGGTGACCCTGGCCGAGTATAAAGGGCAATTTGTCATTTTGAACTTTTTTGCCTCATGGTGTCCACCTTGCCGGAAAGAGGCACCAGAATTACAGAAATTCCAAGAGCAATACGGGGATCAGGCAAAGCTGTTGATCCTTAGTCGTGCTGAGCCGAAAGCAACAGTTCAGGAGTTTATTAATGAATTTGGATCAACATCGACCTATCTACTCGATTACAATGATTCGATGGCAAGGCCTTATGGTGTCGTCGGTCAACCGGAAACCTTTTTTATTGATGAAGAGGGGATCATTCGCTATCACCATATCGGGGAGATGGACATGGCGTTTATGGTCCAGACTACCAATCAGTTTATAGAAACACCGTTGAAAGGACGATGA
- a CDS encoding SHOCT domain-containing protein, with product MMMMGGMGILNMIFWILILGLLIYGVYLLIEKATGKSGKESSDSPANILKGRLARGDISEEEYERLKSVLNKD from the coding sequence ATGATGATGATGGGTGGTATGGGAATTCTTAATATGATCTTTTGGATCCTCATCCTGGGTTTGTTAATCTACGGTGTCTATTTGCTAATTGAAAAAGCAACAGGTAAATCAGGAAAGGAGTCTTCGGATTCTCCCGCTAACATTTTGAAGGGAAGACTGGCACGGGGCGACATCAGTGAAGAGGAGTACGAGAGATTGAAATCTGTTTTAAACAAAGATTAA